In Marivirga salinae, a single window of DNA contains:
- a CDS encoding 3'-5' exonuclease, with translation MSRTSTLNEPKMAVLFIDIETVPQAENYTDLSEKEQSLWQHKASFLTKNEETEEEIYQRAGIYAEFGKIVVVSLGWMHGNEKNRKLRVTTLADEDEAKLLNNLIPILQKVEDTNSVICGHNIKEFDIPYICRRILVNGLKLPSVLDVSSMKPWQTPYLDTLEMWKFGDRKHYTKLDLLAHIFDLPTSKDDIDGSQVYEVYYKEGDLERIAEYCEKDVVLTCQLYLKMKGQPILQEEQIIKVKDE, from the coding sequence TTGAGCCGAACTTCAACCCTGAATGAACCAAAAATGGCTGTACTTTTTATTGATATAGAAACCGTTCCCCAAGCGGAGAATTACACTGATTTATCCGAAAAAGAACAATCTTTGTGGCAACATAAAGCTTCTTTTCTTACTAAAAATGAAGAAACAGAAGAAGAGATTTATCAAAGAGCAGGAATTTATGCGGAATTTGGGAAAATTGTAGTCGTTTCTTTAGGGTGGATGCATGGAAATGAGAAAAACAGAAAACTGAGAGTGACGACTTTAGCGGATGAAGATGAAGCAAAACTGCTCAATAACCTCATTCCAATTTTACAAAAGGTAGAGGATACGAATTCAGTAATTTGCGGACATAACATCAAAGAGTTTGATATTCCGTACATTTGCAGACGGATCTTGGTAAATGGCTTAAAACTTCCTTCAGTATTGGACGTTTCATCCATGAAGCCTTGGCAAACTCCTTACCTGGACACATTGGAAATGTGGAAATTCGGAGACCGAAAGCATTATACAAAATTAGATTTACTGGCACATATATTTGATTTACCCACGAGTAAAGACGATATTGACGGAAGTCAAGTATATGAAGTCTATTATAAAGAAGGTGATTTAGAAAGAATTGCCGAATATTGTGAAAAAGATGTAGTGCTCACTTGTCAATTGTATCTTAAAATGAAAGGTCAACCCATCTTGCAAGAAGAGCAAATCATTAAAGTTAAGGATGAGTGA
- the pgi gene encoding glucose-6-phosphate isomerase: MTYISPIETKSWKKLEKHYKNTKDVHLKTLFEGDKDRFENFSLNTESLFIDFSKNKITEETISLLLDLAVEMELPEAIESMFEGDKINQTEGRAVLHTALRNFSDHQVMESGQDVMPLVKNVRKQMEVFSQKIHSGEWKGYSGKEIKHIVNIGIGGSDLGPVMVTEALKPYKVKGIESYFVSNVDATHIAEVLQKIDPETTLFLIASKTFTTQETMTNAHTARKWFLENGGTEETIKKHFVALSTNKTGVEKFGIDPANMFEFWDWVGGRYSLWSAIGLSIALNIGYDNFEELLKGAHEMDNHFKESPLSDNAPVLLALIGVWYNNFYKAETEAILPYDQYLHRFAAYFQQGDMESNGKSVDRNGKPVDYQTGPIVWGEPGTNGQHAFYQLIHQGTKMIPCDFIAPAVSHNPIGDHHQKLLANFFAQTEALMNGKTEKEARQELEQKGMKPEEILKLLPFKVFEGDNPTNSILMKKITPKSLGSLIALYEHKIYVQGIIWNIFSFDQWGVELGKQLAGLILPELEHDNPVIGHDASTNGLINEYKRLRED; this comes from the coding sequence ATGACATATATATCACCGATTGAAACCAAGAGTTGGAAAAAGCTAGAGAAACATTATAAAAACACTAAGGATGTCCATCTCAAAACACTTTTTGAAGGGGATAAAGACAGGTTTGAAAATTTCAGTTTAAATACTGAATCACTTTTTATAGATTTTTCTAAAAACAAAATCACAGAAGAAACGATCAGTTTACTTTTGGATTTAGCAGTGGAAATGGAATTGCCTGAAGCCATCGAGTCAATGTTTGAGGGTGATAAAATCAATCAAACTGAGGGTCGAGCTGTCTTACATACTGCTTTAAGGAATTTCTCTGATCACCAAGTTATGGAATCTGGACAGGATGTGATGCCATTGGTGAAAAATGTGAGAAAGCAAATGGAGGTCTTTAGCCAAAAAATACATTCTGGTGAATGGAAAGGATATTCTGGCAAAGAAATCAAGCACATTGTCAATATTGGGATTGGTGGTTCAGATTTAGGGCCTGTTATGGTGACAGAAGCCTTAAAGCCGTACAAAGTAAAAGGAATCGAGAGCTATTTTGTATCGAATGTGGATGCTACTCATATCGCTGAAGTTCTTCAAAAAATTGATCCTGAAACAACTTTATTTCTGATTGCCTCCAAAACTTTCACCACACAGGAGACCATGACCAATGCCCATACGGCAAGAAAATGGTTTTTGGAAAATGGTGGAACTGAAGAAACCATCAAAAAGCATTTTGTGGCGCTCAGCACCAATAAAACTGGAGTTGAAAAATTTGGGATCGACCCAGCCAATATGTTTGAATTTTGGGATTGGGTAGGCGGAAGATATTCGCTTTGGTCTGCTATTGGATTATCCATTGCCTTGAACATAGGCTATGATAATTTTGAAGAACTATTGAAAGGAGCGCATGAAATGGATAATCATTTCAAGGAATCACCATTATCAGATAACGCACCAGTTCTTTTAGCTTTGATTGGCGTTTGGTACAATAATTTTTATAAGGCAGAAACAGAAGCTATTTTACCTTATGATCAGTATTTACATCGGTTTGCTGCTTATTTCCAGCAGGGGGATATGGAAAGCAATGGAAAATCAGTGGACAGAAATGGAAAACCAGTAGATTACCAAACAGGTCCGATTGTTTGGGGAGAACCGGGCACAAATGGCCAACATGCATTTTACCAATTAATTCATCAGGGGACCAAAATGATTCCTTGTGATTTCATTGCACCTGCTGTTTCACATAATCCTATAGGGGATCATCACCAAAAATTATTAGCTAATTTCTTTGCTCAAACAGAAGCATTGATGAATGGAAAAACAGAGAAAGAAGCTCGTCAGGAATTAGAGCAAAAAGGCATGAAACCGGAAGAAATTCTAAAATTATTGCCTTTTAAAGTATTTGAAGGGGATAATCCAACCAATTCAATATTGATGAAGAAGATAACTCCTAAAAGCCTGGGGAGCTTAATAGCACTTTATGAGCATAAGATTTATGTTCAAGGAATTATCTGGAACATTTTCAGCTTTGACCAGTGGGGAGTGGAATTAGGAAAGCAATTAGCAGGTTTAATCCTTCCAGAATTGGAGCATGACAATCCTGTAATTGGACATGACGCTTCAACTAATGGCTTGATTAATGAGTATAAGAGGTTGAGAGAAGATTAA
- a CDS encoding NAD(P)/FAD-dependent oxidoreductase, whose translation MTKITIIGAGAAGIFGSINIAAKNPDAEVVVLEKSSKLLAKVKISGGGRCNVTNVCQEPKELIKNYPRGNKKLKKAFEDFGTVDTVNWFESRGVKLKAEADGRMFPITDDSQTIIDCLLHECKKYKVEIKTKVSVESIEKTESGFLLDIKGAEKIECNKILVATGGHNKLEAFQWLADLGHSISEPVPSLFTFNLPKSSITELSGVSVQDVEVKIAGTKLSHQGPLLITHWGLSGPAVLKLSAWGARILHEKNYEYSVLVNWLKTTNEEETRQVLTEFQAQNPKKMLFNSNPFQLPKRLWEYLLTKSEIDEELRWNNFSGKKFNKLVNHLIADLYEASGKTTFKEEFVTAGGVKLGDVNMQTMESRKCPGLYFAGEVIDIDGVTGGFNFQAAWTTGWLAAEGMSNID comes from the coding sequence TTGACCAAAATCACAATCATAGGAGCTGGTGCAGCAGGCATTTTTGGGTCTATTAATATTGCAGCCAAAAATCCTGATGCAGAAGTGGTAGTGTTAGAGAAATCCTCTAAGCTTTTAGCCAAGGTGAAAATCTCAGGTGGTGGAAGATGCAATGTCACGAACGTCTGTCAAGAGCCAAAAGAACTTATCAAAAACTATCCAAGAGGAAATAAAAAGCTTAAAAAAGCATTTGAGGATTTTGGCACTGTTGATACTGTTAACTGGTTTGAAAGCAGAGGGGTAAAGCTCAAAGCAGAGGCAGACGGTAGGATGTTTCCAATTACGGATGATTCTCAAACCATTATCGACTGCCTTCTACATGAATGTAAAAAGTATAAAGTTGAAATTAAAACAAAAGTCTCGGTAGAATCCATTGAGAAAACTGAATCTGGTTTTCTGTTAGATATAAAAGGTGCTGAAAAAATTGAATGTAATAAGATCTTAGTAGCTACTGGAGGTCATAATAAATTAGAAGCTTTTCAATGGTTAGCTGATTTAGGGCATAGCATTTCAGAGCCTGTCCCCTCTTTATTTACTTTCAACTTACCAAAATCAAGCATAACTGAATTGTCAGGTGTTAGTGTTCAAGATGTTGAAGTGAAAATAGCAGGAACTAAGCTTTCACACCAAGGACCATTATTGATTACGCATTGGGGATTGAGTGGACCTGCCGTACTCAAACTTTCTGCGTGGGGAGCCAGAATTTTACATGAAAAGAATTACGAATACTCAGTATTGGTAAATTGGCTTAAAACTACAAATGAGGAAGAAACCCGTCAAGTATTAACTGAATTTCAAGCTCAGAATCCTAAAAAGATGCTTTTTAATAGCAATCCATTTCAACTACCGAAAAGATTGTGGGAATACCTTCTGACAAAAAGTGAAATAGATGAAGAACTACGCTGGAATAATTTTTCAGGAAAGAAATTCAATAAACTTGTAAACCACCTGATTGCAGACTTATATGAGGCTTCCGGCAAAACCACTTTTAAAGAGGAATTTGTTACTGCTGGTGGTGTTAAATTAGGTGATGTCAATATGCAAACCATGGAAAGCAGAAAATGCCCGGGACTTTATTTCGCTGGAGAAGTTATTGATATTGACGGTGTAACGGGTGGTTTTAACTTCCAGGCGGCCTGGACTACCGGCTGGTTAGCTGCTGAAGGGATGAGTAATATTGATTGA
- a CDS encoding CheR family methyltransferase, with amino-acid sequence MSIDPIISTGVEISDAEMRSIQDAIMKRYGIDFFNYESKSFKRRLQRIYRKFNFKSSFDLWSRTLKDKDFVHDFINEVSVGLTSLFRDPEYWKTFKSVCEEHFSNQYRVNVWHAGCSSGEEIFTTAIVWDELGFRDKVRSLATDISSNALEKAQSGRIIKPKLSEYERNLKLYNSKADLYRYFKEDENEIILKPYFLDKVKFKNSNLIMEDYGVDQYDIIFCRNVLIYFDGPAKEKVMEKIYKALKPGGFFIIGFLDSMLNYLPEERFEYYDLRQRIFRKL; translated from the coding sequence ATGTCAATTGACCCAATAATATCGACAGGAGTCGAAATTAGTGATGCAGAAATGCGCTCTATTCAAGATGCTATTATGAAGAGGTATGGCATAGATTTCTTTAATTATGAATCTAAATCCTTTAAAAGAAGATTGCAGAGAATTTATCGCAAATTCAATTTTAAATCTAGCTTTGATTTGTGGAGTCGTACCCTTAAAGATAAAGATTTTGTGCATGATTTCATCAATGAAGTATCAGTAGGGCTGACCTCTCTTTTTAGAGATCCAGAGTATTGGAAAACATTTAAATCGGTTTGTGAAGAACATTTTTCGAACCAATATAGAGTTAATGTATGGCATGCGGGTTGTTCTTCAGGTGAAGAGATATTTACTACTGCAATTGTTTGGGATGAGCTAGGATTTCGAGATAAAGTAAGAAGTTTAGCTACTGATATTTCATCCAATGCCTTAGAAAAGGCTCAAAGTGGAAGAATTATAAAACCGAAACTATCAGAGTATGAAAGAAATTTAAAACTGTATAATTCAAAAGCTGATCTCTATCGATATTTTAAAGAAGATGAAAATGAGATTATTCTGAAACCGTATTTTTTAGATAAAGTGAAGTTTAAAAATTCTAATCTCATAATGGAAGATTATGGAGTTGATCAGTACGATATCATTTTCTGTAGAAATGTTTTGATTTACTTTGATGGACCTGCAAAGGAAAAGGTGATGGAGAAAATTTATAAAGCTTTAAAGCCAGGAGGATTCTTTATTATTGGTTTTCTGGATAGTATGCTAAATTATTTGCCTGAAGAAAGATTTGAGTATTATGATCTTCGGCAAAGGATATTTCGGAAACTATAA
- a CDS encoding PAS domain S-box protein, with protein sequence MRIDRTHRFLIVGFGGMLVAFIASILLTLVFKSLNPFYHLSIYAIAFVFFFIMVLNYVRERKGIKRISDLGTDLSVDDSKFEVKSSNKWTRNFYQDILSNRQKIKQATEWINAIAEGEKIELTEDNANHLSKAVINLQSELIKFRSKEEKSAWQAEGLAKFSELLRTYNENMKDFGFHIVSETVKYVEGNQGAIFLAGKEDDEEYLEMIGCYAYERRKLANKKISKGEGLVGQCMQEKDLIYITDVPEQYVKITSGLGHATPRHILIIPLISDEKMVGAMELASFKVLEDYQIEFLKDLAKNIAASVAVIQVNENTQQLLVESQKMSNELQANEEEMRQNIEEMEATQEEMSRNQLELDGVFSAINNTLLKAEFDVEGNVISANQKFKEFLKWEEADIKHKKHENICKNPERCGEIWRKVQAGNNHIVEYETRTSKKEKVWIEASYSPVLDTNGNLKKILMLGQDISERVANEEEQRRLSLVADNTDNSVIITDKEGLIEYVNSGFENMTGYKLEEIRGRKPGEFLQGPETNQETKKKISQLLKEEKPINEEILNYAKDGRTYWVSLAINPVRDANGELQNFIAVQADITATKKSALDAKYKLEAIGRSNAVIEFDTKGFVIDVNQNYLDIIGYEKEELIGKHDESMVDQYTSKSKEYKQLWERLAKGEFVTDEFERYTKSGKKVILKCVFNPIFDINGNAIKVVKFANDITQEKTLERENERQQVELMNHMEAINKTIGSLEFDKKGKIVKANEIYLSITGFKLEDIQGKSYFDLLPEKDRFKPQYQLMWESLQSGKFFSGEFKQVDKNGHEVWLSGTINPIYDNEQNLEKVLLLAQFTTKSKQKLNELGGSVTAMKGVIPILELNTDFSLKNANPLFFEASGYSRMTLKKVEFSKDFRLANGTKPKDILKDLDEGKKVETYLEFKTNDGEWVNSKVSMAGVQNLDLELDKIIILFTGMVEQNLKLKNVN encoded by the coding sequence ATGCGAATTGATAGAACTCATAGGTTTTTAATAGTAGGCTTTGGTGGAATGTTAGTAGCTTTTATTGCTAGTATTTTGCTAACCCTAGTTTTCAAAAGCTTAAACCCTTTCTACCACCTTAGTATTTACGCCATAGCATTTGTTTTCTTTTTCATAATGGTTTTAAATTATGTTCGAGAACGAAAAGGTATCAAACGAATATCAGATCTAGGAACCGACCTAAGTGTTGATGATTCAAAATTTGAAGTGAAGTCTTCTAATAAATGGACCCGAAATTTCTATCAGGATATCCTGTCCAATAGACAAAAAATCAAACAAGCTACAGAGTGGATAAATGCCATAGCAGAAGGTGAAAAAATTGAATTGACTGAAGATAACGCCAATCATCTTTCTAAAGCAGTTATAAATCTTCAATCTGAGCTTATAAAATTTAGAAGCAAAGAGGAAAAGAGTGCTTGGCAAGCAGAAGGTTTAGCTAAATTTTCTGAACTACTGCGCACCTATAATGAAAATATGAAAGATTTTGGTTTTCACATTGTCAGTGAAACCGTAAAATATGTTGAGGGAAATCAAGGTGCTATTTTCTTGGCAGGAAAAGAAGATGATGAAGAATATTTGGAAATGATTGGTTGCTACGCCTATGAGCGAAGAAAACTTGCCAATAAAAAAATTTCAAAAGGAGAAGGATTGGTTGGTCAGTGTATGCAGGAGAAAGATCTGATTTACATTACTGATGTTCCCGAACAGTATGTTAAAATCACTTCTGGTTTAGGTCATGCCACGCCCCGTCATATTTTGATAATTCCATTAATTAGCGATGAGAAAATGGTAGGCGCAATGGAATTGGCTTCATTCAAGGTATTAGAAGATTACCAAATTGAATTTCTGAAAGATTTAGCGAAGAATATTGCAGCTTCCGTAGCGGTAATTCAGGTTAATGAAAATACGCAACAATTGTTAGTAGAATCTCAAAAGATGTCTAATGAACTGCAAGCTAATGAGGAGGAAATGCGCCAAAATATAGAGGAAATGGAGGCTACTCAAGAGGAGATGTCACGAAACCAACTTGAGCTTGATGGTGTATTCAGTGCAATTAATAATACTTTATTAAAGGCAGAATTTGATGTGGAGGGCAATGTTATATCAGCCAATCAAAAATTTAAAGAATTTTTGAAGTGGGAAGAGGCTGATATTAAACATAAAAAACATGAAAATATCTGTAAAAACCCAGAGCGATGTGGTGAAATATGGAGAAAAGTACAGGCGGGTAATAATCATATTGTAGAGTATGAAACTCGTACTTCTAAAAAGGAAAAAGTTTGGATTGAAGCTTCTTATTCACCTGTTTTAGACACCAATGGTAATCTTAAAAAAATCTTGATGTTAGGCCAGGATATTTCTGAAAGAGTAGCCAATGAAGAGGAACAAAGACGATTATCTTTGGTAGCCGACAATACTGATAATTCAGTCATCATTACAGATAAAGAAGGGTTGATTGAATATGTGAATTCAGGCTTTGAAAACATGACGGGCTATAAACTGGAGGAAATAAGAGGTAGGAAACCTGGTGAATTTTTGCAAGGACCTGAAACTAATCAGGAGACCAAAAAGAAAATCAGCCAATTATTAAAAGAAGAAAAACCAATAAATGAGGAAATTCTTAATTACGCCAAAGATGGAAGAACGTATTGGGTTTCTTTAGCCATCAATCCTGTGCGTGATGCAAATGGAGAATTACAAAACTTCATAGCAGTTCAGGCAGATATTACTGCCACCAAGAAATCTGCTTTGGATGCTAAATATAAGTTGGAAGCAATTGGCAGATCTAATGCAGTAATTGAATTTGATACAAAGGGATTTGTAATAGATGTCAATCAAAACTATCTGGATATCATCGGCTATGAGAAAGAGGAGTTAATTGGAAAGCATGATGAATCAATGGTTGATCAATACACTTCTAAGTCAAAAGAATATAAACAACTATGGGAGAGATTGGCAAAGGGTGAGTTCGTTACGGATGAATTTGAACGCTATACCAAATCAGGTAAGAAAGTGATTTTAAAGTGCGTTTTCAATCCTATTTTTGATATCAACGGAAATGCCATAAAAGTAGTGAAATTTGCAAATGATATCACACAAGAAAAAACCTTAGAACGTGAAAATGAAAGACAGCAAGTTGAATTGATGAACCACATGGAGGCCATCAATAAAACCATTGGTTCATTGGAGTTCGATAAAAAAGGAAAAATCGTTAAAGCCAATGAAATCTATTTGAGTATAACGGGATTTAAATTGGAGGATATTCAAGGTAAATCTTATTTTGATTTATTACCCGAAAAAGACCGTTTCAAACCTCAATATCAACTAATGTGGGAAAGCCTGCAAAGTGGTAAGTTCTTCTCTGGGGAATTCAAGCAAGTCGATAAAAATGGTCATGAAGTATGGCTTTCAGGAACTATCAATCCGATTTATGATAATGAACAAAATCTGGAGAAGGTACTTTTATTAGCTCAATTCACTACTAAATCTAAGCAGAAATTAAACGAACTGGGCGGTTCTGTTACGGCTATGAAAGGCGTAATCCCAATCTTAGAATTGAATACTGATTTTAGCTTGAAAAATGCGAACCCATTATTTTTCGAAGCTTCTGGCTACAGCAGAATGACTTTGAAGAAAGTGGAATTTAGTAAAGACTTTAGATTAGCGAATGGAACTAAACCTAAAGATATCTTAAAGGATTTAGATGAAGGGAAAAAAGTGGAAACCTATCTTGAATTTAAGACAAATGATGGAGAATGGGTAAACTCAAAAGTGAGTATGGCAGGTGTCCAGAATCTTGATTTAGAACTAGATAAAATCATCATTCTATTTACAGGGATGGTAGAACAAAACCTAAAATTAAAAAATGTCAATTGA
- a CDS encoding chemotaxis protein CheA: protein MSNKEQEYKKLFISEANSNVEELETLLTQLEKSSSDQKTIDSIFRITHTLKGNAAGMGFEVISKFAHALEDLFSEIKQSNIQIEEDIFTTLFKAVDTLKELVQSLTDDSLTVKYRGIQRKLEVIVENSRKDEKSQEDTKTTKKPVAKKPASKAKKTASKPKKEEQQLEELQAQVEEYQSNQPKKAMPVEEEKEMITAEEKDAKKISFSDMVQVPVEKLDNLLNLVGELIIERDRLITSHEANVSRNEFNSLKRVSSDLQYSVMDVRLVQVGFLFNKFHRVVRDAATSEKKQVDLIIEGSETEIDRNILQIISDSLIHLIRNAIGHGIESEADRKGEGKDAIGKLTLSARNESEGVIIDIKDDGKGIDVEKIKKKVAQKGWVEASALDKMTQEEIISFIFEPGFSTNDAVNSMSGRGVGMDVVKKAIDSVGGNIKVQTEAGKGSVFSLILPSSMAVKSTLLFEVGHSQYAVPLTYTDAVLSLERKEIYKIQNRLMINHQDQTIETVFLRDLFFPAEASKRAEALESNQKWNVVLVHYNGKKLGLVVDKLLQQKEIVEKPLKKPVDFVRYVSGVTILGNGKVCLVINIPQIIQKLFNHSVNVNATAVA from the coding sequence ATGTCTAACAAAGAGCAAGAATATAAAAAATTATTTATTTCAGAAGCTAATTCAAATGTGGAAGAGCTGGAAACACTCTTAACACAATTAGAGAAATCTTCTTCTGATCAAAAGACTATTGATTCTATTTTCAGAATCACACATACCTTAAAAGGGAATGCTGCAGGAATGGGGTTTGAAGTGATTTCAAAATTCGCTCATGCATTGGAGGATTTATTTTCTGAAATCAAGCAGTCAAATATTCAAATTGAGGAGGATATTTTCACTACTCTTTTCAAAGCAGTAGATACACTTAAGGAATTAGTGCAATCGCTTACTGACGATAGCTTAACTGTTAAGTATAGAGGAATTCAGCGCAAATTAGAAGTGATAGTAGAAAATAGTCGTAAAGATGAAAAGTCTCAGGAAGACACTAAGACTACAAAAAAACCTGTAGCAAAGAAGCCAGCATCAAAAGCTAAAAAGACTGCATCTAAACCTAAAAAGGAAGAGCAGCAGTTAGAAGAATTGCAAGCTCAGGTGGAAGAATATCAATCTAATCAACCTAAGAAGGCAATGCCAGTTGAGGAGGAAAAAGAAATGATAACTGCTGAAGAGAAGGATGCCAAGAAAATCAGTTTTTCTGATATGGTGCAAGTGCCAGTGGAGAAATTGGATAACCTTTTGAACTTGGTAGGTGAATTGATCATAGAAAGAGATAGATTAATCACCAGTCATGAAGCGAATGTTTCAAGAAATGAATTCAATAGCCTAAAGCGAGTATCTTCTGATTTGCAATATTCTGTAATGGATGTTCGCTTGGTGCAAGTCGGTTTTCTGTTTAATAAATTCCACAGAGTGGTACGTGATGCAGCCACTTCCGAGAAAAAACAAGTGGATTTGATAATTGAAGGAAGCGAAACTGAAATCGATAGAAACATCTTACAAATTATTTCTGATTCGCTAATCCATTTGATAAGAAATGCAATCGGTCATGGAATTGAAAGCGAAGCAGATCGAAAAGGGGAGGGAAAAGATGCAATTGGAAAATTGACCTTATCGGCTAGGAATGAAAGTGAAGGAGTAATCATTGATATTAAAGATGACGGAAAAGGAATTGATGTAGAAAAAATCAAGAAAAAGGTTGCTCAAAAAGGTTGGGTGGAAGCTTCTGCCTTAGATAAAATGACGCAGGAGGAAATCATTTCTTTCATTTTTGAACCTGGTTTTTCAACAAATGATGCTGTAAATAGCATGTCAGGCCGTGGAGTAGGGATGGATGTAGTGAAGAAAGCCATTGATTCTGTTGGAGGAAATATTAAAGTGCAAACTGAAGCTGGTAAAGGCTCAGTGTTTTCTTTGATTTTGCCTTCTTCTATGGCAGTAAAATCCACACTTTTATTTGAAGTAGGTCATAGTCAATATGCAGTGCCGCTAACTTATACGGATGCTGTACTTTCATTGGAGAGAAAAGAAATTTATAAAATTCAAAACCGCTTGATGATTAATCATCAAGACCAAACCATAGAAACTGTTTTTCTGAGAGATTTATTCTTTCCTGCAGAGGCCTCAAAAAGAGCAGAAGCTTTAGAATCAAATCAGAAATGGAATGTGGTTTTAGTGCATTACAACGGTAAAAAATTAGGATTAGTAGTTGATAAGTTACTTCAGCAGAAGGAGATAGTTGAGAAGCCTTTGAAAAAGCCTGTCGACTTTGTACGCTATGTAAGCGGTGTGACCATTTTAGGAAATGGAAAGGTTTGTTTGGTGATTAATATCCCGCAAATCATACAAAAATTATTTAATCATTCAGTAAATGTAAATGCTACTGCTGTAGCCTAG
- the cheB gene encoding chemotaxis-specific protein-glutamate methyltransferase CheB: MSSTKTISTLIVEDSALMRILLSDILKSDPDIELIGTAKNGKEGVEKARLLQPDVIISDMIMPDYDGVYLVENIMKEIPTPVILLSSLEKNDGLVFDALQKGAFDFLDKPKDDITNSIKAKDYPLTALVKVAAESKIKKIEVKENKNSHAFHGTAAYAAIVIGASTGGPGAIENLLKQLPNNLILPVIIAQHMPDSFIHSFAKRLDELTELMVKVAESGEEIRPGYIYLAPGHSNMRLRKNPHTGGVVVHFTDKVYTEFNNPSIDCLMESAAEVYGDRMIGLILTGMGKDGTEGLKKVKAKGGVTIAQDKDTSVVYGMPKSAFDAGATDILVPLNQMGGYLVSCL; this comes from the coding sequence ATGAGTTCTACCAAAACCATATCAACCTTAATCGTAGAAGATTCAGCTTTAATGCGAATACTACTTTCTGATATCCTCAAATCAGATCCGGATATTGAATTAATAGGAACTGCAAAAAATGGAAAAGAAGGAGTAGAGAAAGCAAGATTGCTACAGCCGGATGTGATCATTTCTGATATGATTATGCCCGATTATGATGGAGTATATTTGGTCGAGAATATAATGAAAGAAATACCTACTCCGGTTATTCTCCTAAGTTCCTTAGAGAAAAATGATGGATTGGTTTTCGATGCTTTACAAAAAGGGGCTTTCGATTTTCTAGATAAGCCAAAAGATGATATTACAAATTCCATTAAAGCTAAAGATTATCCTTTAACCGCTTTAGTGAAAGTGGCTGCTGAATCTAAAATCAAGAAAATTGAGGTTAAGGAAAATAAAAACAGCCATGCTTTTCATGGTACAGCTGCTTATGCAGCCATAGTAATTGGAGCTTCAACTGGAGGTCCTGGTGCAATCGAAAACTTATTGAAGCAACTGCCCAATAATTTGATTTTGCCTGTAATTATTGCCCAGCATATGCCTGATAGTTTTATTCATTCTTTTGCTAAAAGATTGGATGAGTTAACCGAGTTAATGGTGAAAGTAGCTGAATCTGGAGAGGAAATCAGGCCAGGTTACATTTATTTGGCTCCTGGCCATTCGAATATGCGATTACGCAAAAATCCACATACTGGTGGAGTTGTAGTTCATTTTACCGATAAAGTTTACACAGAATTTAATAATCCTTCAATCGATTGTTTGATGGAATCAGCTGCTGAAGTTTATGGTGATAGAATGATTGGGTTAATCCTCACAGGAATGGGGAAAGACGGAACGGAAGGATTAAAAAAAGTGAAAGCCAAAGGAGGAGTTACTATAGCTCAAGATAAGGATACTTCTGTTGTATATGGAATGCCGAAAAGTGCATTTGATGCAGGAGCTACCGATATATTAGTACCGTTAAATCAAATGGGTGGCTATTTGGTAAGTTGTTTATAA
- a CDS encoding response regulator — translation MGKKVLIVDDSLYMRTLIKDALEEGGYEIVGQASNGEEAIDLAFELQPDIITLDNILPDMIGTDILKVYKDEGLPSKVYMISAVGQNSVIEEGMSLGAEDYIVKPFTSEQLVQALAKA, via the coding sequence ATGGGAAAGAAAGTTTTAATTGTAGATGATTCGCTTTATATGCGAACGCTCATAAAAGATGCACTGGAAGAAGGCGGTTACGAAATTGTGGGTCAGGCATCAAATGGAGAAGAAGCCATTGACTTGGCTTTTGAATTGCAGCCAGATATCATCACGTTGGATAATATTTTACCTGATATGATCGGTACTGATATCCTCAAAGTTTATAAAGATGAAGGCTTACCTTCAAAAGTATATATGATCAGCGCAGTAGGGCAAAATTCCGTGATTGAAGAAGGAATGAGCTTGGGAGCTGAAGATTATATAGTGAAACCTTTTACCTCAGAACAATTGGTGCAAGCACTGGCTAAAGCCTAA